Genomic window ([Limnothrix rosea] IAM M-220):
TTACCAGTCAACACTTCAGTCAAAATACCAATTACGAAACCGAGCATCGCTAAGCGACCGTTCCAATTTTCAGCAAAGGCGCTGAAACCAAACTTACCTTCTTGATTTTCCATGATGATAAAACTCCCAATTGAGTCGAAATGGATATGATTGCATTTTGGTCAACCAGTTGATATCTAAGTTAACAAAATCCCCCGTCAATTGCAACATTTTGTAAAGATAAAATGATCTTTTATGGCTGGCAGTCGAGTTTAGGAAAAATTATGCTGTGTGGGACGAAGTCATTAAAGTCTCTAGGACGTTGTCGTGACATCTTGTCCATAGGCTTGCCAAGAGAGGTCAATGAGGCCATTCATGATGGCGACAGCCACCACTGCGCTGCCTTTACGGCCGTTGATATAAATGTAGGGAATCGATGAGTCATGGAGCTGCAACCGAAACTGATCACCTGTAATAAAGTTTGCTGGTGTAATGATCACTAAAGCGGGTCGAATTTCTTCGGCATTAATCAAAGTCATCAAACTAGCTAGTGATGTCTGGGATTGCCCGACGATAAAAACCGCTTCTGGATAGCGTCTCGCGAGGGTCTCAATTCCCCAGGCTGTCCTTGTGCGGCCTTTTTGGGGACGTGTTAGGGTTTCGGAACTGCAGTAGACGGGGTTTGCAAAGGTTTTTTGTAGGTTGTTCGCAATGCCTACCTGTACCATCGGCACATCAACAACAATGGTACTGCGGGCAGCAAGGGCGGCGGCTCCGGCTTGGAGGGCACGATCTGAGAAGCGAATGAGACGTTGATAATCAAAGTCAGCGGTTTCGTAAATAACACGGCGCACAATTTCGTATTCTGCGGGAGAAAAAGAGTGCTCTCCGACCTCTTGATCAATAAGAGATAGGCTTTGAGCGTCTGTGATGTGCCATTCCATAGTGGTTAGGATACTCGCTGGATTACTCGAAAAATCTGGGGGGAGAAGAATTTGATTGCCCTCATTTTGGCATATTCTGAATTCTCCAAAATAGTTCTCTGCTTAAATTTAACTGTTATGCAAGAATCCAAAATGAAGTTTTACGTCTTGTCTTGTTGTGTTGGTGAGGTTTTTGGGGAGAGGGTATATTGGCTTCGCGATCATGGGTTGAAAATTACTGAGGCTGTATTCCTAGTCGCTTAGGTTTACGTGAACGGCGATCGCCTGCCAGTGTCTGTGTGGGCTTGGGCCGAAGTAACGTCAAAGTCTTAGGATAACGAGTTGTTGGGTCTTACCTAGAAAGTGCTTAGTTTCGAGAAATCAACTTCGGCGATCGCCTCATCCGGCAAAATAAACGAAGAACTCAGCAGAGTTTGATCCCAATTAATTAATTCTGGATAGCGAATACCCGGCAAAATAGAAACCGCAAAAATTTCTTGGACAGCATCTTCAAAGCGCAAAAAAGCAATAACCTGTGCCGTCTCAATATTGACAACCCACACACCACAGAACCTTTCTTCACGCCGTTCCGTAATCGGTAGGCCACTAAATACCGCCGTTTCCCGCACCTGAGATAGCCCAATAA
Coding sequences:
- a CDS encoding high light inducible protein, with translation MENQEGKFGFSAFAENWNGRLAMLGFVIGILTEVLTGKGILAQLGLM
- a CDS encoding precorrin-8X methylmutase, translating into MEWHITDAQSLSLIDQEVGEHSFSPAEYEIVRRVIYETADFDYQRLIRFSDRALQAGAAALAARSTIVVDVPMVQVGIANNLQKTFANPVYCSSETLTRPQKGRTRTAWGIETLARRYPEAVFIVGQSQTSLASLMTLINAEEIRPALVIITPANFITGDQFRLQLHDSSIPYIYINGRKGSAVVAVAIMNGLIDLSWQAYGQDVTTTS